A DNA window from Linepithema humile isolate Giens D197 chromosome 6, Lhum_UNIL_v1.0, whole genome shotgun sequence contains the following coding sequences:
- the 5-HT2B gene encoding uncharacterized protein 5-HT2B isoform X3: MHLCTISVDRYLSLRYPMKFGRNKTKKRVTLKISFVWILSIAISLPLSLMYSKEDDSVLVDGACQIPDPLYKLIGSIICFYIPLVVMLLTYKLTVNLLAKQQQNIDGTGAGWSSGWLGAPQGAPAATGLDRRGTWRRFLLNKSSGGSGGTPQHTSGTSTDTELTTLDTHELWLPESEPPPSAMSALHAFGAEMLKLSRGLEGMAGSPGSQVPSRSTLHHQHQHNQQQLQLQHTPSSRKCSFRNGSAESTESSVSCSRTSLPAQEDLPSPWKHRRRASTYNEAHVERTMQTQDSPKTPRKRSFSFHEQSSCRRSEDDATARKKCHYKGGSEEGPEAPPPPCTCPYFGESSKKPPPSEIVIVSSETMRPIGNRGLEMGLSGDTVRPIGAKTLEVSLAGDTLRPIIGNKNPETGVLGRNNSAKSTDGANKGYEQLTVANSVVTWRGGRRGSSLGNTRTLLSANARAMPLRRAATMRAHNGATGASLALKQSNPSSPNLVRYTGQVRSHHSRNSSVVSRNSSRHGRIIRLEQKATKVLGVVFFTFVILWAPFFVLNLVPAFCPDCERRIDRKIFDLVTWLGYASSMVNPIFYTIFNKVFRQAFKKVLLCKYRNQAWRPAR, translated from the exons GAGGACGACTCGGTGCTGGTGGACGGAGCCTGCCAGATTCCCGATCCTCTCTACAAATTAATCGGCAGCATAATCTGCTTCTACATTCCGCTGGTGGTAATGCTGCTGACGTATAAGCTGACGGTGAACCTGCTGGCGAAGCAGCAGCAGAACATCGATGGGACAGGAGCAGGTTGGTCATCGGGATGGCTGGGTGCTCCTCAGGGCGCACCCGCCGCGACAG GTCTCGATCGGCGAGGTACCTGGCGACGGTTTCTCCTGAACAAGAGTtccggcggcagcggcggcacGCCGCAACACACGTCCGGCACGTCGACCGACACCGAGCTGACCACCCTCGACACCCACGAGCTTTGGCTGCCGGAAAGCGAGCCGCCACCCTCGGCCATGTCCGCCCTTCACGCCTTCGGCGCGGAGATGCTCAAGCTGTCGAGGGGCCTCGAGGGGATGGCCGGCAGCCCCGGAAGTCAGGTCCCGTCGCGATCGACGCTCCACCATCAACATCAGCATAATCAGCAGCAGCTGCAGCTACAGCACACACCGTCGTCGCGCAAGTGCAGCTTTCGCAACGG AAGTGCGGAAAGCACGGAGAGCAGCGTGTCCTGTTCGAGGACGAGCCTGCCGGCGCAGGAAGATCTCCCGAGTCCTTGGAAGCATCGTAGAAGAGCGTCGACTTATAACGAGGCCCACGTGGAGAGGACAATGCAAACCCAGGATTCGCCAAAGACCCCCAGAAAAAGGTCCTTCAGCTTCCACGAGCAGTCGTCCTGTCGCAGAAGCGAGGACGACGCGACGGCGCGCAAAAAGTGCCACTACAAAGGAGGATCGGAGGAAGGGCCGGAAGCGCCACCGCCGCCCTGCACGTGTCCCTATTTCGGAGAATCGTCGAAGAAGCCGCCGCCGAGCGAGATCGTCATCGTCTCCAGCGAGACGATGAGGCCGATCGGCAACAGGGGTCTGGAAATGGGTCTCTCGGGCGACACCGTCAGGCCCATCGGCGCGAAAACTCTGGAAGTCAGCTTGGCGGGCGACACTCTGAGGCCCATCATCGGCAACAAGAACCCGGAGACGGGTGTGTTGGGTAGAAACAACAGTGCCAAGTCTACGGACGGCGCGAACAAGGGTTACGAGCAGTTGACCGTCGCGAATTCCGTCGTTACGTGGCGCGGCGGCAGACGAGGCTCGAGCCTGG GCAACACGAGGACCCTACTGTCCGCGAACGCGCGAGCGATGCCGTTGCGGCGCGCGGCGACGATGCGGGCGCACAACGGCGCGACGGGCGCGAGTCTGGCTCTGAAGCAGAGCAATCCGTCGTCGCCGAATCTGGTGAGGTACACGGGCCAGGTACGCAGCCATCATTCGCGCAACAGCAGCGTCGTCTCGCGCAACAGCTCGCGCCACGGCAGGATCATCCGGCTGGAGCAGAAGGCGACCAAGGTGCTGGGCGTGGTGTTCTTCACGTTCGTGATACTCTGGGCGCCGTTCTTCGTGCTGAACCTGGTGCCGGCCTTCTGCCCCGACTGCGAGCGTCGGATCGACCGCAAGATCTTCGACCTGGTCACCTGGCTCGGCTACGCCAGCTCCATGGTGAACCCGATCTTCTACACGATCTTCAACAAGGTCTTCCGCCAGGCCTTCAAGAAGGTGCTGCTGTGCAAGTATCGCAATCAGGCGTGGCGGCCGGCCAGGTAG